The following proteins are encoded in a genomic region of Sphingopyxis sp. YF1:
- the tolQ gene encoding protein TolQ, translating into MLDNIKLAADAATLSPIALFLQADIIVKAVMIGLLAASIYVWAVIFTHGRGVGKMMAASERFERDFWRAGNIDKFYEENGREELPSAKVLGAGISEWRRSTAGKAVDRDGTRERLGIAMHSAVAGEVDKLAEKIGVLATIGSVAPFVGLFGTVWGIMRSFTAIAAENNSSLAVVAPGIAEALFATAIGLFAAIPAVIAYNSFSQRLNRLESRLGRFADGLHATFSRELEVDA; encoded by the coding sequence TTGCTAGACAATATCAAGCTGGCCGCCGACGCGGCGACGCTGTCGCCGATCGCGCTGTTCCTTCAGGCCGACATCATCGTGAAGGCCGTGATGATCGGCCTGCTCGCTGCTTCGATCTACGTCTGGGCGGTGATCTTCACCCACGGCCGCGGCGTGGGCAAGATGATGGCGGCATCGGAGCGCTTCGAACGCGATTTCTGGCGCGCGGGCAATATCGACAAATTTTACGAGGAAAACGGCCGCGAGGAGCTGCCGAGCGCCAAGGTCCTCGGCGCGGGCATTTCCGAATGGCGCCGGTCGACCGCGGGTAAGGCCGTCGACCGCGACGGCACCCGCGAACGGCTGGGCATCGCGATGCACAGCGCAGTGGCGGGCGAGGTCGACAAGCTCGCCGAAAAGATCGGCGTGCTGGCGACCATCGGTTCGGTCGCGCCCTTCGTCGGGCTGTTCGGCACCGTCTGGGGCATCATGCGCAGCTTCACCGCAATCGCCGCCGAGAATAACAGCAGCCTGGCCGTCGTCGCGCCGGGCATCGCCGAGGCGCTGTTCGCCACTGCGATCGGCCTGTTCGCCGCGATCCCCGCCGTCATCGCCTACAACAGCTTCTCGCAGCGGCTGAACCGCCTCGAATCGCGCTTGGGCCGCTTCGCCGACGGGCTCCACGCGACCTTCAGCCGCGAGCTCGAGGTCGACGCCTGA
- the tolB gene encoding Tol-Pal system beta propeller repeat protein TolB → MLRPITLTLALMLTTAPAFAQESVAPPATAQTEPRETIEGTLSQDRTVIAVPALATPAVTTVAGLRTDSLGRQIAEVIAADLERSGLYAPLGPGSVRAISMPEVTAPRFADWQARNAENVVHGFVRTNSTGGLVVGCYLYDTDLGSELVRQGFEIQPSDWRRAAHKCADAIYSRLSGESPFFDSRVAYIAESGPKGNRIKRLAIMDSDGGNHRFITNGQALALSPRFSPDYKKIVYVSYLNDRVRVFVYDVDAGTQKLVTESRNATFAPRWSPDGTQILFSMAVGGNTDIYRVSANGGTPVRLTSTPGIDVGGSFSPDGRKIVFESDRSGSQQIYTMNIDGSNQQRISFGGGRYATPEWSPRGDLIAFTRLGGGNIRIGVMTPAGGGERLLTNSWQDEAPTWSPNGRVIQFFRTSAGRDGKSSLWQVDLTGVNMRRLPTPQDGSDPSWGPVRP, encoded by the coding sequence ATGTTGCGCCCGATCACCCTGACGCTCGCCCTTATGCTGACCACTGCGCCCGCGTTCGCACAGGAAAGCGTCGCGCCTCCGGCAACCGCCCAGACCGAGCCGCGCGAAACGATCGAAGGAACGCTGTCGCAGGACCGCACCGTCATCGCCGTCCCCGCACTTGCCACCCCCGCGGTCACCACCGTCGCGGGTCTGCGCACCGACAGCCTTGGGCGCCAGATCGCCGAGGTCATCGCCGCCGACCTCGAACGCAGCGGCCTTTACGCCCCGCTCGGCCCCGGCAGCGTCCGCGCCATCTCCATGCCCGAAGTCACCGCACCGCGCTTCGCCGACTGGCAGGCACGCAACGCCGAAAATGTCGTCCACGGCTTCGTGCGCACCAACAGCACCGGCGGGCTGGTCGTGGGCTGCTATCTCTATGACACCGATCTCGGCAGCGAGCTGGTGCGGCAGGGTTTCGAAATCCAGCCTTCCGACTGGCGCCGCGCCGCGCACAAGTGCGCCGACGCCATCTATTCGCGCCTGTCGGGCGAATCGCCTTTCTTCGACAGCCGCGTCGCCTACATCGCCGAGAGTGGTCCCAAGGGGAACCGGATCAAGCGACTCGCGATCATGGATTCGGATGGTGGCAACCACCGCTTCATCACCAACGGCCAGGCGCTCGCGCTTAGCCCGCGCTTTTCGCCCGACTACAAGAAGATCGTCTACGTCAGCTATCTGAACGACCGCGTCCGCGTTTTCGTCTATGATGTCGACGCGGGTACGCAGAAGCTCGTGACCGAAAGCCGCAACGCGACCTTCGCCCCGCGCTGGTCGCCCGACGGAACACAGATCCTCTTCTCGATGGCGGTCGGCGGAAACACCGACATCTATCGCGTGTCGGCGAATGGCGGCACGCCGGTACGGCTGACCAGCACCCCCGGCATCGACGTCGGCGGCAGCTTTTCGCCCGACGGCAGGAAGATCGTGTTCGAAAGCGATCGGTCGGGCAGCCAGCAAATCTATACGATGAACATCGACGGGTCGAACCAGCAGCGGATCAGTTTCGGCGGCGGGCGCTACGCGACCCCCGAATGGTCGCCGCGCGGTGATCTGATCGCCTTCACCCGGCTTGGAGGCGGCAATATCCGCATCGGTGTCATGACACCGGCAGGCGGCGGCGAGCGGCTGCTGACCAACAGCTGGCAGGACGAAGCGCCGACATGGTCGCCGAACGGCCGCGTCATCCAGTTCTTCCGCACGTCGGCGGGCCGTGACGGCAAGTCGAGCCTGTGGCAGGTTGACCTGACCGGCGTGAACATGCGGCGCCTGCCGACCCCGCAGGATGGATCCGACCCGAGCTGGGGTCCGGTCCGGCCCTGA
- the tolR gene encoding protein TolR: MAMSGPSTGAGRRRGRGAHRAPMSEINVTPLVDVMLVLLIIFMITAPLLASAVPIDLPESRAKPVETEEQEPVQLSINADDTIYIGEEVVPESELPARLDAIAAAQKEGERPQQIMLRADKGLDYGRVMRVMGELNRAGLSRIALVTTGAQGETPTTAEAAVTDGSETGQ; this comes from the coding sequence ATGGCGATGTCGGGCCCTTCCACCGGCGCCGGCCGTCGGCGCGGTCGCGGCGCACACCGCGCACCGATGTCGGAGATCAACGTCACCCCGCTGGTCGACGTCATGCTTGTGCTGCTGATCATCTTCATGATCACCGCACCCTTGCTCGCTTCCGCGGTACCGATCGACCTGCCCGAAAGCCGGGCGAAGCCTGTCGAGACCGAGGAGCAGGAACCGGTTCAGCTGTCGATCAATGCCGACGACACCATCTATATCGGCGAAGAGGTCGTTCCCGAGAGCGAGCTTCCCGCACGGCTCGACGCGATCGCCGCGGCGCAGAAGGAAGGAGAGCGCCCGCAACAGATCATGCTGCGCGCCGACAAGGGGCTCGACTATGGTCGCGTGATGCGCGTGATGGGCGAACTCAACCGCGCTGGACTGTCGCGGATTGCGCTGGTGACGACGGGTGCCCAGGGGGAAACCCCGACCACCGCCGAAGCCGCGGTCACCGATGGTTCAGAAACCGGTCAATAG
- a CDS encoding YbgC/FadM family acyl-CoA thioesterase gives MNDALPPFVPGAFAGAAHHFRARVYFEDTDLSGIVYHANYLRYMERARSDMLRLAGIDQRAAMEAGEGAWAVTDLAIRYRSPARLDDDLLVVSTVEAVRGASVIIAQRILRGQDAFSSDTLTEGRVTAAFLSPEGRPRRQPADWIQRFTAVMNGETSPC, from the coding sequence ATGAACGACGCCCTTCCTCCTTTTGTCCCCGGCGCTTTCGCCGGGGCCGCGCATCACTTCCGCGCGCGCGTCTATTTCGAGGACACCGACCTCAGCGGCATCGTCTATCACGCCAATTATCTGCGCTATATGGAGCGCGCGCGCTCCGACATGCTGCGCCTCGCCGGCATCGACCAGCGCGCGGCGATGGAAGCGGGCGAAGGCGCCTGGGCGGTCACCGACCTCGCCATCAGATATCGCAGCCCCGCCCGGCTCGACGACGACCTGCTGGTCGTCAGTACGGTCGAGGCGGTGCGCGGCGCCAGCGTGATCATCGCGCAGCGCATCCTTCGCGGTCAGGATGCGTTCAGCTCCGACACGCTTACCGAGGGCCGCGTCACCGCGGCCTTCCTGTCGCCCGAGGGACGGCCCCGTCGCCAGCCCGCGGACTGGATCCAACGCTTCACCGCCGTCATGAATGGAGAGACCTCCCCTTGCTAG